The Geothermobacter hydrogeniphilus genome segment CCGAGTTCGAGTGAGAGTTCCTGCTCAAGAATTTTTTCTCCCGCCCTGAAACGGTCATTCATGATGCCGTCATAGATGTGCCTGATCACGTAATCTTTGTAGGTCGCTTTTGGAATTTCCATACGGCTCTCCATGATGTCGAATGTCGACATTATGGAGAGCCGGTAAAAATTTGCAAGCGGAAAATGACCTCGATTCGTGCTGTGACTGTCCCGCGGCCCTGGTTTTTTCATCAATGTCCCGTGGCGGCTGTGCAAAGCCGAAGAATTGGCAACGGTTTCGCGCAACCGGTGGATGTTCAACATGCCGCGGTTTTGTGCGCGGAAGGCTCTCAGCAAAACACTTTTTCCAGTTTAGAATCTCACTGCTGTCCAAAGATGGCTGATTCTCTGTTTGCCATTCCCTTCCCACTCACGTCGGCAGGAGCAACCTGCCTCGTCATTCAAGGAGAACGTCATGAATTTTCAAACGGTAAAATTGATGATTGCGGTACTCATTCTGGCTGCAGGTTTTTCCTGGACGGGCAACGCTCTGGCCTTTCCATCCTTCGGCAATGATGTCAATACCTTCTGCAGTCAGACCCAGCCGTTCACCGGAGACTGCACCCTCTGTCATACCACCGGCAGCAAGTCGGACCCGACCTCGGCGAAGTCGGCCTACAAGGCCAATGATCTCTGTTTTTTCTGCGGCGGCGAGCCGCAGTGCAATACCGGTCCGACCTGTACCGACCTAGACAAGGATGGTTTCTACGCTGAAGGTCAGGCCTGCGGCACCATGGCTGATTGCGATGACAGCAATCCCGCCATCAACCCCGGTGCGGCTGAAAACTGCAGCGACGGTATCGACAATAACTGCAATGGCCTGATCGACAGCCAGGATCCGGCCGCGGTCGGTTGTCCGGCGCAGTGCACTGACGCCGACAATGATGGTTTCAACGTTGATGGTACCGCAGGTTGTGGCCCGCAGGATTGTGATGACCAGGATGCCGCCATCAATCCGGGAACCGCCGAGATCTGTGGTGACAACATCGATAACGATTGTGACGGTCAGGTCGACGAGGGTTGTGTCAGTTCCTGTCCGGATGCCGATGCCGACGGTTACACTGATGCCGCCTGTGGCGGCGCCGACTGTGATGATGCCGAACCGCTGATCAATCCGGGTATGAAGGATCTTTGCGGCAACGGCATCGATGAAAACTGTAATGGTCTGCAGGATGATGTCTGCGCGGCCTGTCCGGGGGGCGGTGCCTTCATGGTCAAGAAAGCCAGGTTTGATTTCAAAAAAGGACGACTCGATGTCAAAGGCAAGGCGACCGTCGGCAGCAGTGTGCAGATCTTCGATGCCGAAACCGGCAGCCTGCTGGCCTCGGGTGTTCCGGTGAAAGGGGATGCATGGAAGGCCCGTATCGAGCTCGATGAAGCGCCGGCGCGGATCAGTGCAAAAAGTGACGCCGGTTGTCAGGCGGAACAGGATGTCACCGTCAAGGGCCGCAAAGATCACGATGAGGATGATCCGTCTGACGACGATCATGGAGATGACCGTGGCAAAGACCGTGGCAAAGACAAGGGGAAGAAGCAGCATGATGATTGATTCGGGGCTGCTGACGTAAGTTCAGAGACAACCATTCAGCCGGGGAAGCCAATCTGCTTCTCCGGCTTTTTTTTTCGAACTCTTTGCTTGAAGCTGTTAATATTCCCCTGAATCAGTGAGTTCGGCACCGGCAAACGGCACGTGTTCCCGCCGGGCAATGCTCGCTGTCCACCCTCGATTCGAAGGAAAGGAAGGTTTCATGTCATCCAGAATGCTGTTGCTTTTGCTGTTGTTACTGCTCTGTCTGCCGGTCGGTGCGGTTCGTGCCGAGGTGGAGGGGAGAACGGTTCGCACGGTTGATCTTCCTGAGACAGCCAGGCAGGTTGTGATCAGCCCCGGCGGCCGCAGTTATTTTGTTCTCGGCGCAGAGAAGCTCTATCTTTATTCGATTGACGGTCGCCAGATCGGCTCGGTCGAGATCGGCAGCGATGTTGTCGGAATTACCCCCCAGAGTGACGGCCTGGTGTTGCTGCATCGCAAGGGGAAGCAGCGTCTTGAGTACCTGTCGCTGGATGTCATTCAGCAGATCGACACCACCGATTCACCGGTGCGCGGCAATCTCGATGCGCCGGTCACCATCGTTGTTTTCGACGATTTTCAATGTCCTTACTGTGCCCGTCTGGCGCCGACGCTGAAAAAGGTGCTGGCCAACAATCCGCAGAATGTCCGGATGGTTTTGAAGAACTTTCCCTTGAGCATGCATCGTTACGCGCGCGCCGCAGCTGTTGCTGCTGAAGCCGCCGGTCGTCAGGGAAAATTCTGGGAGATGCACGATCAGCTCTTTGCCAACTACAATCAACTCAATGAGCAGAAAATTGACGATCTTGCCCGGCAGATCGGCCTGGATATGAAACGTTTCAACGAGGATCGCAAGGATGCCGCGATTCAGGCGGCTATCAGTCGGGACCAGGAGCAGGGCAGTGCCCTCGGGGTGCGCGGCACGCCGACGGTTTTCATCAACGGCCGCCTGCTGCGGGATCGCAGCGAACGGGGATTTCAGCAGGTGATAGATGCCGAACTGGCAAAACTGAAAAAATAAGCTGCGAGGGGCGGTTCTTTTGCCCCGGCTCGGTGTTGCGTCCCTCTTCGTATGTGCGACCTGGCGAACGCTACGCCTCCGCGCTCATCGGCACGCGCCTTGATCCGAGACAAAACTCCTCGCCCTTTGTCGGGAGAGGTTGCCGGGATAGTTGATCTTCATGGAGAGAGTCGCGGCGGTTCTTTTGTCCCGGCTCGGCGTTGCGTCCCTCTTCGTATGTGCGACCTGGTGAACGTTACGCCTCCGTACTCATCGGCACGCGCCTTGATTTAAACGAAAACTCCTCACCGCGGTGGTGGGGAGTTTTCGTTTGTGGGCTGCAGAATTCCTTGCTCAGAGTTCAAGTAGCGAAGCATCGACCTGTTCGATGAACTCCTTGACGGTTTTGAGGAAGGTGACCGCCTGTTTGCCGTCGATGACCCGGTGATCATAGCTGAGCGCCAGGTACATCATCGGCCGGATCTCGACTTTGCCGTCGATGGCGACCGGCCGTTGGATGATGTTGTGCATGCCGAGTACGCCGGTCTGCGGCGGGTTGATGATCGGGGTACTGAGCATCGAACCGTAGACCCCGCCGTTGCTGATGGTGAAGGTGCCGCCTTCGAGATCGGCCAGGGTCAGCTTGTTGGTCTGTACTTTTCGGCTGAATTCGGCGATCGCCGTTTCGATCTCGGCACTCGACAGCCGGTCGGCATCACGCAGGACCGGGACCACCAGCCCCTTTTTTCCACCGACGGCAATGCCCATGTCATAGAAATCATGGTAGACGATATCGTCACCATCGATGCGGGCGTTGACCTCCGGGACCGCCTTCAGGGCGGCGACGACGGCGCGCACGAAGAAGGACATCATCCCCAGCTTGACGCCGAATTTCTGCTGGAAGGCGTCCTTGTACTCGCCGCGCAGGGCCATCAGCCGACTCATATCGGCTTCGTTGAAGGTGGTCAGCATCGCGGTCTGCTGGCGGGCGGCCAGCAGGTGGGCGGCTATTTTTTTGCGGATTGGGCTCATCGGCACCCGGCGGACGCGTTCATCGTCAGCCGGGTGCGGCAGGTCAACAGTCTTCGGCGTGCCGGCGACAGCGGGCTGCGGTGCTGGTGCGGCGGGGCTCGGTGTCGGTACGGCAGCCAGTTTCCGGGGAGCGGCTGGAACCGCGGCCGGTTCAGCCTGTGGTGCGATGCTCTCAGGTCTCGGTGTCGGTTTGGGTGCTTCCGCCACGTTTTTGGAGTCGATCAGGGTGGCGATCACTGTACCGATCTTGACCGTTTTCCCTTCCTCCACGTTGAGATGGATAGTGCCGGAATCCTCGGCATGCAGTTCCAGGGAGATTTTGTCGGTTTCCAGTTCGCAGAGCAGGTCGTCCTTACTGACCCGGTTGCCCTCGGCGACATGCCATTTGGCGATGGTCGCCTCAAAAATTGATTCACCCACTTCGGGGACCAGGATTTCCATGCGTCTCCACTCCTTCAGTGATCTTACAGGCTGAATGCCAGGCTGATCAGTTTCTTCTGTTCCTGATTGTGTTGCCGGTGACTGCCGACCGCCGTGGCCGCCATGGCCGGACGGCCGACGTAGACCGGATCGGTCCCCAGCAGGTCGGCCAGATGCGGACGGATGTAGCTCCAGGCGCCGCCATTGGCGGGCTCCTCCTGGACCCAGGCGTAGGCTCTGGCCCTCGGATAGCAGTCGAACGCCTGACGCAGCGCTTCTTCTCGCAGCGGGTAGAGCTGTTCGATGCGGACCAGGGCGACATCCTCCCGCTGGTCGGCCCTTTTTTTCTCCAGCAGTTCGAAATAGATCTTGCCGCTGCAGATCAGCACGGTCTGGACAGCTGAGGCGGAAATATCATCGGTCAGAACTTCGCAGAAGCGTGCCTTGGACAGATCATCCAGTTTCGAGCGGCAGACGGGATGGCGCAACAGGCTTTTGGGCGAGAAGATGATCAGCGGCCGTCGCCAGGGGACCTTCATCTGTCGTCGCAGCAGGTGAAACAGCTGGGCCGGGGTACTCGGATTGACGAGCTGCAGGTTGTTGTCGGCGCAGAGCAGCAGATAGCGTTCGATGCGGGCGCTGGAGTGCTCGGCCCCCTGACCCTCGTAGCCGTGCGGCAGGTACATCACCAGGCCGCTGGTGCGATCCCATTTTGAGCCGCTGCTGCTGATGAACTGGTCGATGATGACCTGGGCGCCGTTGGCGAAGTCACCGAACTGTGCTTCCCAGATGGTCAGACCTTCGGGCATTTCAAGAGAATAGCCGTATTCAAAGCCGAGGACCGCGTTCTCTGACAGCATGCTGTTGTAGACCTGGATCGGTGCCTGGGTCGAGGAGAGG includes the following:
- a CDS encoding DsbA family protein, with the translated sequence MSSRMLLLLLLLLLCLPVGAVRAEVEGRTVRTVDLPETARQVVISPGGRSYFVLGAEKLYLYSIDGRQIGSVEIGSDVVGITPQSDGLVLLHRKGKQRLEYLSLDVIQQIDTTDSPVRGNLDAPVTIVVFDDFQCPYCARLAPTLKKVLANNPQNVRMVLKNFPLSMHRYARAAAVAAEAAGRQGKFWEMHDQLFANYNQLNEQKIDDLARQIGLDMKRFNEDRKDAAIQAAISRDQEQGSALGVRGTPTVFINGRLLRDRSERGFQQVIDAELAKLKK
- a CDS encoding putative metal-binding motif-containing protein, translating into MNFQTVKLMIAVLILAAGFSWTGNALAFPSFGNDVNTFCSQTQPFTGDCTLCHTTGSKSDPTSAKSAYKANDLCFFCGGEPQCNTGPTCTDLDKDGFYAEGQACGTMADCDDSNPAINPGAAENCSDGIDNNCNGLIDSQDPAAVGCPAQCTDADNDGFNVDGTAGCGPQDCDDQDAAINPGTAEICGDNIDNDCDGQVDEGCVSSCPDADADGYTDAACGGADCDDAEPLINPGMKDLCGNGIDENCNGLQDDVCAACPGGGAFMVKKARFDFKKGRLDVKGKATVGSSVQIFDAETGSLLASGVPVKGDAWKARIELDEAPARISAKSDAGCQAEQDVTVKGRKDHDEDDPSDDDHGDDRGKDRGKDKGKKQHDD
- the sucB gene encoding dihydrolipoyllysine-residue succinyltransferase, yielding MEILVPEVGESIFEATIAKWHVAEGNRVSKDDLLCELETDKISLELHAEDSGTIHLNVEEGKTVKIGTVIATLIDSKNVAEAPKPTPRPESIAPQAEPAAVPAAPRKLAAVPTPSPAAPAPQPAVAGTPKTVDLPHPADDERVRRVPMSPIRKKIAAHLLAARQQTAMLTTFNEADMSRLMALRGEYKDAFQQKFGVKLGMMSFFVRAVVAALKAVPEVNARIDGDDIVYHDFYDMGIAVGGKKGLVVPVLRDADRLSSAEIETAIAEFSRKVQTNKLTLADLEGGTFTISNGGVYGSMLSTPIINPPQTGVLGMHNIIQRPVAIDGKVEIRPMMYLALSYDHRVIDGKQAVTFLKTVKEFIEQVDASLLEL